The Thunnus thynnus chromosome 2, fThuThy2.1, whole genome shotgun sequence genome includes a region encoding these proteins:
- the cemip2 gene encoding cell surface hyaluronidase, whose product MPTSDGPSRFPVFVAPPHGNHQRSPGYVPGRVAPVRSPPPAKAPPPPPLKPHGPPPERQATFSLSEENQRRERAQSLQQRKNTLICFGVSMGAFFLTLILVLSLTNGDVLDENCPDHNPSLSNWNPGHQPEKAVVVRRGDLFRLEASATFHSLTIQSGGRLVFADNADGSKNITLKTRHILIEAGGALHIGAPKCRYRSLATIGLEGRSDDKAVPEIPGLGRKFIGVMSGGTLELHGTERVSWSLLTRSVPASGLATGGYAFQRNFSRGINLRVVDQDTAAVLLSERYDTHESRNDSRRLTQLLRFLPAGRIVTLAVGDSAVKSLLDETKRAIEERLGSSFVHDLKYRQAWALVSVVGGGNASCSEDVREHENHDTGGRALARQNFSTVDGVGFSVTAYSEWKNGFPISGFQVDAVDQVVLNLQDEVQQTWKPGNQIVVASTDYSMHQAEEFTLLPCPHCTSRQVRIQGKPQYNHVGEIIDGVDMRAEVALLSRNILIYGEMENSCYGNNMCQFYSHDTYGGHIKIFGNFSSVHLSHVELKNMGQQGEKGRYPLHFHMCGDVDQKGGYREPTYVDGLSIHHSFSRCLTIHATNGLLVKNSVGYDTLGHCFFLEDGIEQRNTFYHNLGLLTRPGTQLPTDRNETLCISIKDKVYKGYTPSPSTECKAVSTFWITNPNNNLISNAAAGSQDTGIWFVFHSSSTGDSHGLVPETKAELTPLGIFYNNRVHSNFKAGLFIDKGVKTTNASAADPREYLCLDNNARFRPHQNADPSRPRVAAVIDTLISFKNNDLGAWIRGGDIVIQNSGFADNGVGLSFASDGSYPKDEGSSQEVTQSLFVGESRNRGTNGGQNKYWGLGGTDAKMRTLPRNRTFPIRGFQIYDGPVRLTQSTFRGFMPTPERYTSAVGFSLKNTWQLTPRNNLSQLNFHSTVGLRTFFGRPGQWFEENDLDGDKNSIFHDVDGSVTGYKDTYVGRADNFLIKHPGCVNMSQWNGVICSGRYSQVYIQTQGAPNLSLSISRDEYPTAPLVLRGINSQGALFQPILMMSKSYTLHWSGPAPREVVLSLINFDKDDWALVGLCYPSDSTFQIMADINDRQSNTFDDMTDYGTVSSLAELEKRPMERKYFFDQTTGLLWLYLRARHSRDGHSYCSVKGCERVKIMATTTSKQSCNCTAKAYPKYSKTPSAVVPMPSLNTQPCKGCGAKQLVFSSEPWTSYLQTQIKSLSSKEQQRGSNISFITVNEVTMPFSQPGYFLVSVDACSGKVTKKTSFAKMDTKMAQYLKTGIPKRSIVLMATRGQPEGLTDVAPYLVSFGVAKVADLRSKESLALWGFQGSSSPPPWVSLQAGHDDEFLGLQERYLPLGLEVYSCSPHAAKTRKDLELLKKATGLQ is encoded by the exons ATGCCGACAAGTGATGGCCCTAGCCGCTTCCCAGTTTTTGTGGCTCCGCCCCACGGCAACCACCAGCGGTCTCCGGGTTATGTTCCCGGGCGAGTGGCTCCGGTCCGCTCGCCGCCACCTGCCAAAGCTCCACCGCCTCCACCGCTAAAACCTCACGGTCCGCCACCGGAGCGACAAGCCACTTTCAGCCTGTCAGAGGAGAACCAGCGCCGGGAGCGTGCTCAGAGCCTACAGCAAAGAAAGAACACACTGATCTGTTTTGGAGTGTCGATGGGTGCTTTCTTCCTCACCCTCATTCTTGTCCTTAGTCTCACAAATGGAGACGTTTTAGACG AGAATTGTCCGGACCACAATCCATCCCTGAGTAACTGGAATCCAGGCCACCAACCAGAGAAGGCTGTGGTTGTCAGGAGGGGAGACTTGTTTAGATTAGAGGCTTCGGCCACCTTCCATTCACTAACCATCCAGTCAGGAG GTCGACTAGTTTTTGCAGACAATGCTGACGGCTCCAAAAACATAACATTGAAAACACGACACATTCTTATAGAAGCTGGTGGAGCCCTTCACATCGGTGCGCCCAAATGTCGCTACCGTTCTCTTGCCACCATAGGCCTCGAGGGCCGCTCCGACGACAAGGCGGTCCCTGAAATACCTGGCCTGGGCCGCAAGTTCATCGGCGTCATGAGCGGCGGAACTCTGGAGCTACACGGCACTGAGAGAGTTTCCTGGTCTCTGCTGACACGAAGTGTTCCAGCCTCTGGTCTGGCAACAGGGGGTTATGCCTTCCAGCGGAACTTCAGCCGAGGCATCAACCTGCGGGTGGTGGACCAGgacacagctgctgtgctgctctctGAACGCTATGACACACATGAGTCCCGTAATGACAGTCGACGGCTCACCCAGCTGCTTCGGTTCCTGCCGGCGGGTCGCATTGTGACACTGGCTGTAGGAGACTCTGCTGTCAAAAGTCTTCTGGATGAAACCAAGAGGGCAATTGAAGAGAGGCTTGGCAGCAGCTTTGTCCATGACCTCAAATACAG ACAGGCGTGGGCTTTGGTCTCTGTGGTAGGCGGCGGCAACGCATCATGCTCTGAGGACGTTAGGGAACATGAAAACCATGACACCGGAGGGAGAGCTCTGGCAAGACAGAACTTCAGCACCGTGGACGGAGTGGGCTTCTCAGTCACCGCCTACAGCGAGTGGAAGAACG GTTTCCCCATCTCAGGCTTCCAGGTGGATGCTGTGGACCAAGTGGTGCTGAACCTGCAGGATGAAGTGCAGCAGACCTGGAAACCTGGGAATCAGATTGTTGTTGCTAGTACAGATTACTCCATGCACCAAGCTGAAGAGTTTACCCTGCTGCCATGCCCTCACTGCACCAGCAGGCAGGTCAGGATACAAG GGAAGCCTCAGTACAACCATGTTGGAGAGATCATAGATGGGGTCGACATGCGTGCTGAAGTGGCTCTGCTCTCTAGAAACATTCTCATCTACGGAGAAATGGAAAACTCCTGCTACGGTAACAACATGTGCCAGTTCTACAGCCACGACACCTATGGAGGCCACATCAag ATCTTTGGTAACTTCTCGTCAGTGCATCTGTCCCACGTGGAGCTGAAGAACATGGGCCAGCAGGGAGAAAAAGGCCGCTACCCCCTCCACTTCCACATGTGCGGGGATGTCGACCAGAAGGGAGGCTACCGGGAGCCCACCTATGTGGACGGACTCTCCATACACCACTCCTTCTCTCGCTGTCTCACCATCCATGCCACAAACGGTTTGCTG GTGAAGAACAGTGTGGGCTATGACACCTTGGGTCACTGTTTCTTCCTTGAGGATGGGATTGAGCAGCGTAACACTTTCTACCACAACCTTGGCCTGCTTACTCGACCTGGGACTCAGCTGCCCACTGACCGTAATGAGACCCTCTGCATCAGCATCAAGGACAAAGTTTACAAGGGCTACACTCCCTCACCCAGCACAGAGTGCAA GGCAGTTTCAACATTCTGGATCACCAACCCCAACAACAACCTCATCAGCAATGCAGCTGCTGGTTCTCAG GATACTGGCATATGGTTTGTATTCCACAGCTCTTCAACAGGAGACTCTCATGGGCTGGTACCAGAGACCAAGGCAGAGCTCACTCCCCTGGGGATTTTCTACAATAACCGTGTACACTCCAACTTTAAG GCTGGGCTGTTCATTGATAAAGGAGTGAAGACCACCAATGCTAGCGCTGCAGACCCCCGGGAATACCTTTGTCTAGATAACAATGCcag ATTCAGACCACACCAGAATGCAGACCCTAGCCGTCCTCGGGTGGCGGCAGTCATTGACACACTGATCTCCTTCAAGAACAATGACTTGGGAGCGTGGATACGGGGTGGAGATATCGTCATCCAGAACTCAGG CTTTGCAGACAATGGAGTAGGATTATCCTTTGCCAG TGATGGCAGCTACCCTAAGGATGAAGGCTCCAGCCAGGAGGTGACACAGTCTCTCTTTGTGGGCGAAAGCCGAAACAGAGGGACCAATGGAGGACAGAATAAATACTGGGGCTTAGGAGGGACTGATGCAAAGATGAGGACGCTGCCTAGAAACAG GACGTTTCCAATCCGAGGTTTCCAGATCTATGATGGTCCGGTGCGGCTCACACAGAGCACGTTCCGTGGATTTATGCCCACTCCAGAGCGTTACACCAGTGCAGTGGGATTCAGCTTGAAGAACACCTGGCAGCTCACCCCACGAAACAACCTGTCCCAGCTCAACTTCCACTCCACT GTGGGTCTGCGGACGTTCTTTGGTCGCCCCGGGCAGTGGTTTGAAGAGAATGACTTGGATGGTGACAAGAACTCAATTTTCCATGATGTGGACGGGTCAGTGACAGGCTATAAAGACACCTATGTTGGCAGAGCAGACAACTTCCTGATCAAACATCCTGGCTGTGTCAACATGTCCCAGTGGAATGGAGTGATCTGTAGTGGCCGCTACTCTCAG GTGTACATCCAGACCCAAGGAGCTCCCAACCTCAGTCTATCAATAAGCAGAGATGAATACCCCACGGCTCCTCTGGTGCTGAGGGGGATCAACAGCCAGGGGGCGCTGTTCCAGCCCATCCTGATGATGAGCAAGAGCTACACGCTACACTGGAGCGGACCTGCACCCCGAGAGGTCGTCCTCTCGCTCATCAACTTCGACAA agATGACTGGGCGCTGGTTGGACTTTGTTACCCATCAGACAGCACATTTCAGATCATGGCTGACATCAACGATAGGCAAAGCAACACTTTTGATGACATGACAGACTATGGCACCGTGTCATCTCTCGCAGAGCTAGAAAAGAGACCGATGGAGAGGAAATACTTCTTTGACCAAACTACTGG GTTGTTGTGGCTCTACCTTCGGGCCCGGCACAGTCGTGACGGTCACAGCTACTGCTCAGTGAAAGGCTGTGAAAGAGTGAAAATCATGGCTACCACGACCTCCAAACAGAGTTGTAACTGTACAGCCAAGGCGTACCCCAAGTACTCCAAGACCCCCTCTGCAGTGGTGCCTATGCCTTCCCTCAACACACAACCCTGCAAAGGCTGTGGAGCAAAACAG CTTGTGTTTTCCAGTGAGCCATGGACGTCCTACCTCCAGACACAAATCAAGTCTCTGAGCAGCAAAGAGCAACAGAGAGGAAGCAACATCTCCTTTATTACT GTGAATGAGGTGACGATGCCCTTCTCTCAGCCCGGGTATTTCCTGGTGTCTGTGGATGCCTGCTCTGGGAAAGTCACCAAGAAAACCTCATTTGCCAAAATGGACACCAAGATGGCACAGTACCTAAAAACTGGAATACCAAAGAG GTCTATAGTGCTCATGGCAACACGAGGTCAGCCAGAAGGCCTAACTGATGTGGCACCATATCTGGTCTCCTTTGGTGTGGCCAAAGTTGCTGATCTGCGCAGTAAAG AGAGTCTAGCACTCTGGGGATTCCAGGGCAGTTCTTCACCCCCTCCGTGGGTCTCGCTCCAAGCCGGGCACGATGATGAGTTCCTGGGGCTGCAGGAGCGCTACCTGCCACTTGGTCTGGAAGTATACAGCTGTTCGCCACATGCAGCTAAAACACGCAAAGACCTGGAGCTGCTAAAAAAAGCCACGGGACTACAATGA